A stretch of the Perca fluviatilis chromosome 17, GENO_Pfluv_1.0, whole genome shotgun sequence genome encodes the following:
- the ankra2 gene encoding ankyrin repeat family A protein 2, protein MDNVTVSASGGSAEDMEGICVMPDLSAIKTEQSVGASPDDTGAQNVAMGIKFILPNRFDMNVCSRFVKSLNEEDSKNIQDQVNSDLEVASVLFKAECNIQTSPSPGIQVRHVYTPSTTKHFSPIKQSTTLTNKHRGNEVSSTPLLVHSLSIHQLAAQGEMVFLASRIEQETVINLQDEEGFTPLMWAAAHGQIAVVEFLLQNGADPNLLAKGRESALSLACSKGYTDIVKMLIDCGVDVNEYDWNGGAPLLYAVHGNHVRCVEILLESGADPTIESDSGFNAMDMAVAMGHRNVQQVMEAHLLKLLMAIRE, encoded by the exons ATGGACAACGTTACCGTGTCAGCCTCTGGTGGGTCAGCAGAAGACATGGAGGGGATCTGTGTAATGCCGGACTTGAGTGCCATCAAGACTGAGCAGTCGGTAGGAGCGAGCCCAGATGACACGGGCGCCCAAAATGTGGCTATGGGCATCAAGTTCATCCTGCCCAACCGCTTTGACATGAACGTTTGCTCAAGATTTGTCAAGTCGCTCAACGAGGAGGACAGCAAGAACATCCAGGACCAGGTCAACTCTGATCTGGAGGTGGCTTCTGTTTTATTCAAAG CTGAGTGCAACATCCAGACCTCACCTTCCCCGGGGATACAAGTGCGCCACGTTTATACGCCATCCACCACCAAACACTTCTCCCCCATCAAACAGTCCACCACACTCACCAATAAACACCGTGGCAATGAGGTTTCTTCCACACCTCTTTTGGTGCATT CTTTGTCCATTCATCAGCTTGCAGCCCAGGGTGAAATGGTGTTTCTGGCCAGCAGGATTGAACAAG AGACTGTCATCAACCTCCAAGATGAAGAAGGCTTTACCCCCCTGATGTGGGCAGCTGCACATGGACAAATCGCTGTGGTCGAGTTTCTGCTCCAAAAT GGTGCCGATCCCAACCTCCTGGCCAAAGGGAGGGAAAGTGCTCTGTCCTTGGCCTGCAGCAAGGGATACACTGATATTGTGAAGATGCTCATTGACTGTGGTGTTGATGTCAATGAATATGACTGG AATGGAGGAGCCCCTTTGCTGTACGCTGTCCATGGGAACCATGTGCGCTGTGTTGAAATCTTGTTAG AGAGTGGTGCTGATCCTACCATTGAGTCAGATTCCGGATTCAATGCAATGGACATGGCTGTGGCTATGGGCCACCGGAATG TTCAACAGGTGATGGAGGCGCACTTACTGAAGTTACTGATGGCAATCAGAGAATGA
- the btf3 gene encoding transcription factor BTF3 gives MKESIMNQEKLAKLQAQVRIGGKGSARRKKKVVHRTATADDKKLQFSLKKLGVNNISGIEEVNMFTNQGTVIHFNNPKVQASLAANTFTITGHAETKQLTEMLPGILNQLGADSLTSLRRLAEALPKQAADGKAPIATVEEEDEDDDVPDLVENFDEASKDEAN, from the exons ATGAAAGAATCAATTATGAATCAAGAAAAACTTGCTAAACTACAGGCACAAGTCCGCATCGGCGGAAAA GGGAGTGCTCGCAGAAAGAAGAAGGTTGTACACAGAACAGCAACCGCAGATGACAAGAAGCTCCAGTTCTCCTTAAAGAAACTCGGCGTCAACAACATCTCTGGTATTGAGGAG GTTAACATGTTTACAAACCAAGGGACAGTCATCCACTTCAACAATCCCAAAGTGCAGGCGTCCCTCGCAGCCAACACCTTCACCATCACCGGCCACGCTGAGACCAAGCAGCTGACCGAGATGCTGCCGGGGATCCTGAACCAGCTGGGAGCCGATAGCCTGACCAGCCTCAGGAGGCTTGCCGAGGCCCTGCCCAAACAGG CTGCAGATGGAAAGGCGCCGATTGcaacagtagaagaagaagacgaagaTGACGACGTTCCAG ACCTGGTGGAGAATTTCGATGAAGCATCTAAGGATGAGGCTAACTAG